The genomic region CGACCGGGCCTACAACCGGTCTTACAAGTTCGGCTGGGCCACGAGAGCCCGGTGCCACGGGTCTTTAGACCCGTGAATCCCCGTCGCGAGAAGGCTGGCGGCACGGGTCTGAAGACCCGTGGCACAACAGATACCCAGAATCAGCAGGAGAGGTGGCGAGTCATATCGGTGCGTGTCGGTCGACCGCGCACTCATCCCGCGAGGTCGCGCGTGTCAGAGCCCGGTGCCGGTTTCGGTGGGACAGAGACCTGTTCGGCCAATCGGAACCGCAAGAAGCGGAACTTGATCGAGACCATGACCCCGCGCACCACCCAGTCGGCCAGCATCGTCCACCAAACGCCCACCAGGCCGTATCCCAGCGTATACCCGAACACATACGAGAGCGGGAGCCGCACCAGCCACCCGCCGACGATCGGGGTCAACATCACCCAACGTGTCTCACCGGCGCCACGCAGGGCGCCGGCGACGACCATGGCGAACGCCAGCGGCACCTGGATCAATGCCGCGACGGCGCAGAACTGCACGCCGAGCGCGATGATCTCAGATTCGTCGGTGAAGAGGCGCATCCATTGTTCGGAGAACAGATAGAACGAGGCGCCCAAGATGGCCATGAAGAGCGCCGAAATCTGCGTCGCTACCCACCCGGCCTTGCGGGCTCCATCGGGGTCTTTGGCACCGAGCCGTTGTCCCACCATGGTGGTGGCGGCCTGCCCGAATCCGAGTGCCGGGAGAAACGAGATCGCCTCCATGTCGATGCCGATGCGATGGGCGGCGATGGCGGCGGCGCCAAAACCAGCCAGAAAGCGGTAGTAGATCCCCTGCATGGTGTTGACCAAGAGGCGCTCACCTGCCGTGGGGGCACCCAGCCGCCAGACGGCCTTGGCCGCGCCCAGAGACAGGTTCCTGATCCCCGGGGCCCACAGGCCGCGACGCGTCGCGATCACCGCCAAGACCAGGGTTCCGATGGCCTCCGAGACGCCGATTCCCCACGCGGAGCCTGCCACGCCGAGTGCCGGGATGCCGAACTTGCCGAAGATCGTCGCGTAGGCGACCAGCACGTGGAGCAGGTTTACGCCCAGTGTCACGTAGAGAGGGGTCTTCGCATCACCCGCCCCCTGGAAGATCGCCGAGAAGACATAGAACGCCCCCGAGAACACGAGCGCAATGTAGTAGACATGGAGGAACCGCAGTGATTCCGCCAACATCGCCTCGTCGGCGCCCATCCAACGGCACATCTGGGGCGAGGCCAACCACAGGATCGCCGCCAAGCCCAACGAGACCAGACCGGCGAGCACGACCACGGCTCGTGCCACTTTCAGACGGCGCTCCGGCTCGTCGGCGCCGGTGTGATAGGCGATCAAGACCTGTCCGCCGATACCCAGTCCGCGCTGGATGGCCATCGCGAAGAAGACCGGAATCTGTGCCATGCCCAGACCGGCCAGCGCGATCTCCGAGAGACGACCGACCATCGCCGTGTCGACAATGGCCGCGCCGCGCGATAGGAGATTGGTCGCCGCCATCGGCCAGGCGAGCGCCCAAACTTCGCGGTGGAATCGCTCCTTTGTCGACGGCCCGTCGGACATGACGTGCCAAGTAAGCAATGGACAGCCGACAGCACAATGCCCCGAAGCGTGCATCGCTTGCGACGTCCGCACAAAAGCGCTTGCGCGGTCAGGAGCGGCCATGGCTTCGTAAGTCCATGGTTCGCCGTTTGGATCCCCAACAGTGGCCGGTTGTCTCGCACCGTCGGCTGTCCGAATGGCACAAGCTCGGCACGCGTAAGGGGCGGGCACAGACCGGGCTACTGTTGATTGAAGGCGTGCGTCTTGTCGGCGAGGCGATGCTGTCCGGTCAGGACGTCGAATGTGTGATGGCAGCGGATGACGATCAAGGTCTTGCCGGAATGCGTCATCTGGCCTTTCAAGTCGGGCAACTGCCAAAGTCCGTGCTGCGGGTGGCGAGGCGCGATTTCGAGAAGCTGGCGGACACGCGGCACGCCGCCGGTGTCGCCGCCTTGCTGCGATGGCATCCCCAATCTCTCACGGGGGTGCGCGTACCGCCCGAACGCGATTGTCGCGTGTTGATCTGTGATCACATTGCCGACCCCGGCAACCTCGGCACACTCATTCGGGCTGCGGCCGGACTGGGCATCGACCGGATCATCATCACGGCTGGCTCGGTCGAACTGACCAACCCCAAGACAGTCCGTGCCACGGCCGGCGCTCTGTTTCATCTTCCGGTGCACGATGGAGTCGACGCCCCGGAGGCCGCCAGTTGGTGCCGCGACAGTGGGTTGGCGATCCTGATCGCCGACGCGCATCGGGGCAAGATTCCCGATTCCGGACGGCCCGTCTCTCGGTGGGCACTCGTATTGGGCGGCGAGACGATTCCCCACGATCCGGTTTGGGGCACGATTCCCGCCGACAGACTGCATGTGCCGCTTCGGCATGGGGTCGAATCACTGAACGTCGCTGTGGCGGGGGCCCTTCTCATCGACCGCCTGACCCGTCACCAAGCAGGACATGGAGGGGTAAGGGAGCGATGAGACAATGTCCTGCAACCGCAGAGGCGGTATTGCGTAACTTGTCCGGGGGATGGATCGGACCGTGATGACACCTCATCGCCACAACCTATCGGCCGCCTTCCTGGGTATCGCGTGGGCAACAATCGTCCTGGGTGCAGGCGCGACAGAACCGTCGGCCCAAGTCGTCAAGATTCAGAAGCTGGGGGGCGGACGATTCATGTCCGAAAGCGTCCAGCAGATTCCCGTGCCGGGGATATCCAAGCTGCACCTGATTGGGTCGTCCAATCTCGGCGGAACGGTCACTCTGACTACGCGGCCGGTGGATTCGGTTCGCGTGGAGCTGGTCAAGGTCTTCCGCGTTCCCTCGGCCGACATGGCATACGATTGGGAGCGTCTGATCGCCTGCGATCTCGTGCTCTCGGATTCGATTCTGACGATCGACCTGAAGGCCCAAAGCAATGCCCCCTGGCAGGGGAGCGAGTGGTCCGCGCGTGCGGAAGTGACGGTCACCATTCCACCGGACTGGGACATCAATGTCGGCGCCCGGTTCTTCGAATTTGATCTGGCCGGACCGTTCGGCGCCGCCGTTGTCGACACCGAGTTCGGCCGTGTCAAGTTGCAGAGAGTGACCCGACGAACATCGGTGACCGGGTCGTACACCGCCATCGAGCTGGCCGAGGTACGCGGTGAAATCAGCGCCCAGACCAGCTATGCCGATTTGGAAGTCCGTGGCGCGATTTCCGCCGCCGAAAGGGCCGCGCGCCTCGTCAACACGTCGGGGTCGATTTCGGTGCGTGGTCTGGCCGGCGCCGTCGACGTTGAGACCGAGAATGCCCCCGTTACGCTGTCCGATCTGGTGCTGGTGGGATCGGAGTCCTCGCTGCGCGGGTCCAATGCCCCAATCGAGGCCGAGATCATCGAATTCGGTGATGCCCAGTTGGAAGTCCGCAACGGCAACGCGCCGGTCAGTCTGAAGGTGCCGCGCTCACTGTCGGCGCGGCTGAATCTTGTGGTCGGCATCGGGGGGCGAATCCACACCGAGGGGCTGATTGTCCAGACTCACCCCAATCAATTGCGGACGGGTCGCTTGGAAGGTGTCTGTGGCTCCGGTCAGGGCCTAATCGACGTCGACGTCAGTGGCTTCGGCCGGATCGACCTGACCGGGCGATAGGTACATCAGCCAGCTCGCCTCTTGTCTCCCCTCCCATTTCCTGTCAGCGGTTTTTGGGTCGCGCGATCGGGGCACTGATCTGATATTGCGACTGTCGGTGGCGGTCGGGCGTGGTTGCACTTTTGCCTTCACCCGCCCCCAGCAGGAGGGGAGAAGATGAATGTCGGTGGGCACGGTACCATGACCGAGGCGCGGCGGTCGCGGCGCCTCGTGTGTTGGTGCTTCGCGGCCGTGGTCCTTTGGCCGGGATGTTGTGCGATGGCCGGTGAGCTCTTCCCCCGCGACCGCGTGCTGTTGCCGTTCACGCCGGCGGCGATGGCACAGGGACCTTCGGCTTTGCGATTCAATCCGTCGGCGCTGGGGTCAGATCCCGAGTTCGCCCTGGATTACTATCATACATATTCAGATTCCTCATTCCATGGCAATGACGCGCTCTATGCCGCGCTGCGCGGCATCGGCGTGGCGATCGAATGGTATGGCGCCGACCGGACCCCGGCCGGGCATTCCTACACCATCGGGTTGGCGACATCCGCCGAGCGGGCGCTGGCCCTGGGATCGTCGTACCAGTGGCGGTCATCGGACGATCCGGTCCAGGACAAGTCGCATTTCTGGTCGCACGGCCTCTGGTGGCGGCCGAACAACCGCTTGGCCCTCGCGGTCGTGGTCGACAACTACAATCGCATGAAGGTGCACGGCGAACGCTCCGATGCGCGGTTTGCCTATTCAGCGGCATGGCGGTTTCTGGACCGACGGTTGACCGTGGGCGGCGATTGGTATCAGCAGACGTCGGAGGCGTTGTTTGACGGCACCTATCGTGTCGGCGCCGCCTGGGAGGTGACCGATGGCCTGACGCTCTATGCCGATGTCGGCCGGGATCGGAGCTACTCGCTGGGCGGACGTCTGAACCTGACGAGTTTCCTCACCGGATCGCACGCGACCTTTGACCGTCACGATGGCTGGCGCGGTGGTGTGGCCTGTGCGGGAATCCGTTCCCAGCGGCAGCGCCCGCTGGTCCACGTCCGCCGCGAAGTCGTCCATCTGGATCTGACCGGCGCGATTCCCGATCGCCGACCGCCCCGACTCCTCTTTGGTCGGACCCCGTATACGACATGGGATTGGATCGATATGCTGGGCAAGGCGGAGACCGATCCATCCATCCGCGCTGTTGTTCTTCGCATCCAGGATCCCGAACTGGGTTGGGCACGCCGGCGGGAGTTGCGTCAGGCGCTGGCCCGTGTGCGCGCCGCGGGGAAATTCACGGTGGCCTATTGTGACGGCAACATCACGAACAGTGAATACTATCTGGCGACGGCCGCGGACCGCATCGTCGTTCCTCCGGTCTCCACGGTCGATCTGGTCGGGCTCAAGTCCGAAGTGGTCTTTGCGACGCGTCTGCTCGGCAAGCTTGGTATCGTCGCCGACCTGGAACACGTCGGCGAGTACAAGACCGCATCCGACCTGTTGACGCGGACGGACATGTCCCCGGCCCACCGTGAGGCACTCAATGCACTGCTGGACGATCTCGATTCGTGCTGGGTCGCGGAGATGGCACAGTCGCGCGGTGTGAGCAGCGAACGGGTGCGCGCGTGGATCGATCACGGACCGTACGTCTCGGTCGATGCCCGTGGCGCGGGGCTGATCGACGAGGTGATCTATGCCGACCGTCTGGACAGCCTCGTGCGCGCATGCGCCGGTCCGGTCTGGGGGCACGTTACGCAGGCACAGTTGGCGGGCCGACATTATGCGACGTCAGCGTGGACCCATCCGCGGGTTGCGGTGGTTTTCGCCTCCGGCTCCATGGTCGAAGGGGTCGACGGCACCGCGCCGCTCTGGGGCGATGTCATGGGGGAACGGACGATCGTTCAGGCGATTCGCCGTGCCGCCGCCGACCGCCGCGTCAAGGCGATCGTGCTGCGCATCGATTCGGGCGGCGGGTCGATCTTTGCCGCCGATGCCATCTGGCGTGAAGTGGCGCAGGCCAGAGCGAAGAAACCGGTGGTGGTGTCATTGGCCGACGTGGCAGCCTCCGGGGGATACTACATCGCCTGTGCCGCCGATTCGATCTTCGCGCAGCCGAACACCATCACCGGATCGATCGGTGTGATCGCCGGCAAACTGGATCTCTCGGGGCTGTACGACAAGGCGGGTCTGGATCGTGAGGTCCTGACGCGGGGGCCTTACGCCGCGATGTACAGCGCCGGTCGCGCGTTCGACTCGACCGAACGCGTCGTCGTCCGCGATCAGATGCTGAGGGCGTATGGGCGCTTCGTCTCCATCGTGGCTGCCGGGAGACATCTCGCCGAGGACTCGGTGGACGCGATCGGGCAGGGACGGGTCTGGTCCGGAACCGCGGCGTGTGGCCGGGGACTGGTGGATCGCCATGCCGACCTGCGTGAGGTCATCGCGGTGGCGGCCCGTATGGGAAGAATCGAGTCTGGTGACGCGATCGGCATCCAACTGCTGCCTCGGCCCGAATGGCGTCTGTTTGATGCCGGTCCGCTCGCGCAGACCAATGGGCTTGGGTCGATGGGCGGGTTCCTGCGGTCTGCGCTCGGCTCGTTCCCGCTGACCTCGTGGATTGCGAGTGATGCCAATGTGCGGTATGAACTGCCGTACTCCATCACGGTGCGCTGATGCCCCATCACATTCACATCATTCGCCCTTCTGCCTGCTTGTGTTCGGATCGCGATCGCGCTATCCTGCCGCAGTCGACCCGCGCGGGAGATTGTGCCCATGACCAGACTGGCGATCACGACCGATCCACATATCTGCAAATTCACGATCCATAATGTACCGGATCGACCCGGCGTCGCGGCGGATCTGTTCGGCCGCTTCGGTGCCGCGGGGATCAATATCCTGCTCTTGGCTTCGGCCGGATCAGCCGTGGGTCGCAGCGACGTATCCGTGACCGTCGGCGCCGACGATGCGGTGCGGCTGGCCCGCCTCTTGGAATCAGCCCGGGCCGAGCTTTCGGCCCAGAGCGTGAGCGAGCGTCATGATGTCGCCGCGATCAGTTTGATTTCCCAAGAGATGCGTCGTCTGCCCGGAGTGGCGGGGCGGATGTTTCGGGCGTTGTCGGCTCATGGTATCAACATCGACATGATCACGGCCGCCGACGCCGCTGTGACATGCGTGATCGACGAGCGATTTCTCGCATCCGCCCAGAAGGCACTCCAGCAGGAGTTCCGCCAGGAGCTTTCGGTCCCTTGACCGACTCCATATGGTCGTCAAATCCAGCGGCTGTTGATGCATCTGAGACAGTTCTCTTGTCCCAAACCACAGTAGCACCTGATTCTATCTTGTGGTTCAATGGGTTAGCCGGGATTGTCCCACTGGCACCGGTCTTGCTTTCGAGTATGCGCTGCTGATGTTGCGTGGAGTGACCAAAACGAAAGGAGCACGGACATGGGACGATATCGCGCTTTGACGATCACGATTGCACTAACGGCGGCCAGTGTACTCGTCCTTGGCTGCGGTGCAGAGAAGAAGGAGTCTGAGACTGCCGCACCAAAATCGGGGACGCAGGCCAATCAGGCCGCGCAGCCGTACGCCATTGATTGGTGCATCGTTTCGGGTGAGAAACTGGGCGGGATGGGCGCCCCGGTGAGCTATCAGCATCAGGGGCGCGAGCTCAAGTTCTGCTGCAAGGGATGCATCAAGGACTTTGAACGCGAGCCGGCGCGCTATCTGGCCCGCTTGGATTCAGCCGTCGCCGGACAGATCCAGCAGCCGCACGTCGAAGAAGAAGGCCACGGCGGCTGATCACGTTCGACATCAATCACCCGATCGGGCGCGGGCGAGCGCTGCCTATTGCCTTGTGACCGGTCGGGTTTGTGCATAGTACACGCCTGCGATGATGATCGCCGCGTATCCGGCGACCGCGATCGTCAGTTCCTCTCCCAAGAGCGCGTACCCCGCCAACGTGGCGACGATCGCCTCGAGGAAGAGAAACATGCTCGTGTTCATCGCGGAGAGGCGCTTCAGCCCCGCCGCCCACCAGTAGTAAGCCAGCCCCGACGGCACGATGCCGATCAGGATCGTCAGCCACCACGCCTGAGCCGACATCGCGCCCGCCTCGCGTCCCAAACGTCCGGCGCCGAGTCCGAGGAAGAAGACAAAACCCATCGTCATGTGGATGGTCGCGATGGCCAGCGGCGAGTAGCGGATCAGGCGCGACTTGGTCATGATCGTGTACAGCGACCAGGTCAGCACACTACACAGTGCCAATATGTCGCCCCAGTTGTGTACGAACGACAACCGTGCCGGATTCCCCCGGGTCGCCAGAAACAGGACGCCGATGACGGCGATCAACAGTCCGATCACCTGGCGCCATGACACCCGTTCCCGCAGAAACACCCAGCCGAGCAGTCCCGTGACCGGTGGAATCAACGTCAGAATCCACCCGGTGTTGGTCGCCGAGGTGAAGCGCAGACTGTTGACCTGGATCAACTGGTGGGCGATGATGCCGACGGCGCCAGCGCCGAGGACAATGCCGAGGTCACGCCGCGCCAGCGACAATCGCACCCGACCCATGAGGCAAAGAGCGAGTAGGATCGCTGCACCGATTCCCAATCGCAGGGTGAGGAAGACGACCGGCGACAACGTCCGCAGGACAATCTTGGCCAGCGGAAAATAGACGCCCCAGGCGGTGATCGCCGCCAGCGAATAGAGCACGCCGAGCCACGAATCGCGGCGGGATGTGGTCATGGACAGGTCAGTGTCGGGTTTTCCCGATCCAATGCCCAGGCCAGGCGATTGTTGAGGACGTATTCGCGCGTGGCGTGCAGATCGTCGTCATTACGGATGACGTGTTCGTAGTAGTTGCGTTGCCAGACAGGTTGGCCAGGTGTTCCGCGGAAGGCGTTGATCCGTTTGGTTGTTGCCCCTTTGAAACCGCGCACGATCGCGCCGATGGTTTGCGACGGCGACGCAAGGCGCGGCGTAGGGGCGTATTGCAATACGCCCCTACGGTCGGTGATGAAGACAATCGCGTGGAAGTGATTGGGCATGACAACAAACGTGTCCGGCGCGACCTGCGGACGGAGCGTAGGTGTGTGAAGCCATTCGTCCTCCACGATCCGTCCCGTATCATTCAACCGCATTGTCCCATCAACGATCTCCCCGAATAGGCATCGCCGGTCCTGCGTGCAGATTGTGACGAAGTATGCGCCGGATTGGGAATAGTCATACTCGCGGAGGCGTACCGACCGACGACGCCTAACGGCTGGACTTTCCTTCGTCTTGTTCGTCACGTTAGATCCGTAGGGGCGCCCCTGTGTGGGCGCCCATGTTCGTGGGGAGTGTCATGAGGGCGGACACACAGGTCCGCCCCTACGATCGTCACAATCCCGTGGACGTGATTCGGCATCACCACGAATTCATCTGGCGCCATTTGGGGGAACTTCGCCGGCAATTCCGACCATCACCGTTCGACCATCCGCCCGGCATCATTCGAGCGCATCGCACCGTCAACGATCTCACCGAACAGACACCGCTTGTCTTGCGTACAGATCGTGACGAAATAGGCGCCGGCTTGGGAATAATCGTATTCAGGCAGGCGGAGAGAACGACGGTGGAGTTCTTCGTTCGCGGTCACGCCTCTCCGCCATTGCCGTTCCCCCCATTGCCATTCCCGTTTCCGTTCTCCTCTTCGGACGTCACCACGCGGGCGACGTCGATCACCTTGTCGCCGGAATCGAGGTGGATGAGGCGGACGCCCTGGGTGGCGCGGCCCATGACGCGCACGGTCGACAACGGCAGGCGGATCACGATGCCGTTTTGCGTGATGATCATCAGTTCATCATCGTCGACGACTTCCTTGATGGCGATCACCATGCCGTTGCGTTCGGTGGTCTTGATGTTGATGACGCCCTTGCCGCCGCGGTTGGTGAGGCGGTACTCGGCAATCTCGGAGCGTTTTCCATACCCGTTCTCGGTGACGGAGAGCAGCGTTGAGGCGCGTTTGACCACGACCATGCCGATGACCGAGTCGTCTTCCTGCAGTGAGACGCCGCGCACACCATAGGCGGTGCGTCCCATCCCGCGGACATGCTCCTCGTGGAAACGCACGGCCAGCCCGGCGCGGGTGGCGAGGATGATTTCATTGGTTCCATCGGTGATTCCGGCCTCGATCAACTCGTCGTGTTCTTCTTCGGGAAGATCGATCGCCGCGATACCGCCCTTGCGCGGGTTGCCGAAGGCGGAGAGCACGGTCTTCTTGATCGTCCCCTTGCGCGTGGCCATGACGATGAAGTGCTCATCGTCGAACTTCTTCACTGGGACGAAGGCGGTGATCTTCTCCTGGGGGCCCAGTTCGAGCATGTTGGCGATGTTCTTCCCGCGAGCCAGCTTGCCACCCTGAGGGACCTCATGGACCTTCAGCCAGTAGCAACGTCCGGCGGTGGTGAAGAAGAGAATGTAGTCGTGGGTCGAGGCGATGAACAGGTGCTCCACGAAGTCGGATTCTTTGGTGTCCATCCCGCGCACGCCACGGCCGCCGCGTCCCTGGCGCCGATAGGCCGAGACCGTCAGGCGCTTGATGTAACCCTCATGCGAGATCGTGATCACCACATCTTCTTCGGCGATCAGGTCTTCGATCGAGAAATCCTCCACCGCCTCGATGATCTCGGTGCGACGCGCATCGGCGAACTGCTCTTTGAGCTCCACCAGTTCGGCATGCACGATCGCCATCCGCCGGGCATGGGAAGCCAGAATCCCCCGATATTCCTCGATCGCCTTGATCAGGGCCAGATACTCATCCTCGATCTTCTGGCGTTCGAGTCCCGTCAGCCGTTGCAGGCGCATGTCCAGGATCGCCTGCGCCTGAATCTCCGAGAGCTTGAACTGCTCGATCAACCCGGCCTTGGCCTCGGCGGGTGTTGCCGAAGCGCGGATCAGCTTGATGATGGCATCGAGATGGTCGAGCGCGATCTTCAGTCCCTCGAGGATATGGGCGCGTTCCTCGGCCTTCTTCAGATCGTATTCGGTGCGCTTGCGGATGATCTCGTGGCGATGTTTGAGGAACTCCTCCAACAGCCGACGCATGGTCAGCACACGCGGCACGCCGTCGACCAGGGCGAGGTTGATGACGCCGAAGGTGACCTGCATCTGCGTATGCTTGAACAGATTGTTCAGCACGGTCTCGGGGATGGCGTCGCGCTTGAGCTCGAAGACAATCCGCATGCCGTCGCGGTCGGACTCATCGCGTAGGTCGGAAAGCCCTTCGATCTTCTTGTTGCGCACCAGCTCAGCGGTGCGTTCCAGGAGATTGGACTTGTTGACTTGATAGGGAATCTCCGAGACGATGATGTTCTGTTTGCCGTTCGGGAGTGTCTCGATGTTGGCGCGTGCGCGGACGGTGAGTTGGCCGCGTCCGGTACGGTTGGCGGCGGCGATTCCGGCACGGCCGACAATCAATCCTCCGGTGGGGAAATCGGGCCCTTGGATGTGCGTCAGCAGTGCATCGTCGTCGATCTCCGGATCATCGATCAGGGCGCAGAGCGCATCTGTGATCTCGCCGAGATTGTGCGGCGGGATGTTGGTCGCCATGCCCACCGCGATACCGGAGGAGCCGTTGCACAGGAGATTGGGGAAACGTGAGGGCAGGACCGTCGGCTCATCGAGCGTATTGTCGTAGTTGCGAACAAAGCCGACCGTCTCCTTCTCCATGTCAGCAATCATCTCCATGGCGAACGGCGACAGCCGTGCCTCGGTGTACCGCATCGCCGCGGCGGCATCGCCATCGACCGAGCCGAAGTTCCCCTGCCCGTCGACCAAGGTGTAGCGCATGTTGAAGTCCTGCGCCATGCGCACCAAGGTCGGATAGACCACCTGCTCGCCGTGGGGATGGTAATTCCCCGAGGTGTCGCCGCAGATTTTCGCGCATTTGCGATGGGCGGCGCCGGGATTGAGGTTGAGATCGTTCATCGCCACCAGAATGCGCCGATTCGACGGCTTGAGGCCATCCGCCACATTCGGCAGCGCCCGTTGCGTGATCACCGACATCGAGTAGTCGAGGTATGACCCCTTCATTTCCTCTTCGAGGAAGACGGGGACGATCTTCTCGCGTTCCAAAGCCATGTGGTCCTCCAAAACACCCGTTGGCAATGGACCGAAGGCCCCCGGCGGAGGGACCCAAGTCCATTGGAATCTTTAATTTAGGTGAACCTGCGGAGCGGTGCAATGGGGAACTTGTCCGCGTGCAGCTCCCGAGTTCAGGCGTGCTCGGCATGCGCGAAAAGGCTGGGACTGCCCCAGGATGGTTCGTATCATGCTTGCTTCCGTCCGGCGCCGTTTCGCCTCGCGGAGACAGGGGATTGATCATGCAACTGCAGGCCACGATCAGCAACGAAGAGGGCTGGAAACGAACGATCACGATCGTCGTCCCGGCGAATGAAGTCGAGACGGTCTATGTCGCCACGACCGCGAAGTACCGCCAGAAGGCGAAGATCCCCGGCTTCCGTCCCGGCAAGGCGCCGGAGAAGATGGTCACCCAGCGGTATGCCGACGAGATCCGTCAGGAAGTCCTCGAGACAGTCGTCCCGGAGGCCTTCGACGGAGCGCTCAAGCAGTTGGCGCTCGACCCGATCGGCTCCCCGACGTTGTCGGCGGTCAATCTCGAACGCGGCAGCGACCTGACGTTCGAGGCCGAAATCGAGATACGACCACAGGTTGAGATCGTCGGCTACAAGGGCCTGAAGCTCACCAAACAGATCTATGAGGTCACCGACCAAGATGTCGATTCGGCCTTGGAATCGGTTCGCGACGGGGCCGCGACAACGACCGAAGTGCAACGGCCGGCACGTGAAGGGGATGTCGTCACCTGCGACCTGCAGAAGATCTATGATCGGCTCAACCGGGTGAAACGGACTCAGTTCAACGACGTCAAGATCGAATTACGCAACGACCGCACCCGGCCGCAGTTGTACGCGGGGCTCAATGGCATGGCAGTCGGCGAAGGCAAGGAGATCGAAGTCACGTATCCGGCCGATGAGCCCGATCTCGACTTGGCGGGGAACACCTTGCTCTACCGGGTCTGGCTGAAATCGGTGGCGCAGAAGAATCTGCCGGTGCTCGATGATGAGTTCGCCCGTTCGCTGCCTGGCGACAAGGTCGAGACGCTGGCCCAACTGCGGGATGTCATTCGCAAGGATCTGGAACGCCGCATGGAAGGCGCGGCGATGAAGGACCTGCGCGCCCAGGCACGGCGCGGCGTGGTCGAGGCCAATGCGTTCCCGATCCCCGGCAACTTCCTGCAGGAATACCTCGACGACGTGGCCAACCGTTTGAAGGCGCAGGATCCGTCCATCACGCCCGAGACCGTCCGCACCCGGTTCGAGCCGCTGGCGGTGGAGCAGTTCCGTTGGGATTATGCCGTCTCCGACATCGCCAAGCGCGAAAACATCAATGTTACCAAGGCCGAGGTCAACGCGATTGTCGAGGCCTGGCCGCCGCAGGCCCAGGACCGACCTGACTCGGCGAAGGTGCACTGGTCGCTTCTGGAGATGAAGATCTACGACTTCCTGTTGACCAACGCCGAGATC from Candidatus Zixiibacteriota bacterium harbors:
- the gyrA gene encoding DNA gyrase subunit A, with the translated sequence MALEREKIVPVFLEEEMKGSYLDYSMSVITQRALPNVADGLKPSNRRILVAMNDLNLNPGAAHRKCAKICGDTSGNYHPHGEQVVYPTLVRMAQDFNMRYTLVDGQGNFGSVDGDAAAAMRYTEARLSPFAMEMIADMEKETVGFVRNYDNTLDEPTVLPSRFPNLLCNGSSGIAVGMATNIPPHNLGEITDALCALIDDPEIDDDALLTHIQGPDFPTGGLIVGRAGIAAANRTGRGQLTVRARANIETLPNGKQNIIVSEIPYQVNKSNLLERTAELVRNKKIEGLSDLRDESDRDGMRIVFELKRDAIPETVLNNLFKHTQMQVTFGVINLALVDGVPRVLTMRRLLEEFLKHRHEIIRKRTEYDLKKAEERAHILEGLKIALDHLDAIIKLIRASATPAEAKAGLIEQFKLSEIQAQAILDMRLQRLTGLERQKIEDEYLALIKAIEEYRGILASHARRMAIVHAELVELKEQFADARRTEIIEAVEDFSIEDLIAEEDVVITISHEGYIKRLTVSAYRRQGRGGRGVRGMDTKESDFVEHLFIASTHDYILFFTTAGRCYWLKVHEVPQGGKLARGKNIANMLELGPQEKITAFVPVKKFDDEHFIVMATRKGTIKKTVLSAFGNPRKGGIAAIDLPEEEHDELIEAGITDGTNEIILATRAGLAVRFHEEHVRGMGRTAYGVRGVSLQEDDSVIGMVVVKRASTLLSVTENGYGKRSEIAEYRLTNRGGKGVINIKTTERNGMVIAIKEVVDDDELMIITQNGIVIRLPLSTVRVMGRATQGVRLIHLDSGDKVIDVARVVTSEEENGNGNGNGGNGNGGEA
- the tig gene encoding trigger factor, which codes for MQLQATISNEEGWKRTITIVVPANEVETVYVATTAKYRQKAKIPGFRPGKAPEKMVTQRYADEIRQEVLETVVPEAFDGALKQLALDPIGSPTLSAVNLERGSDLTFEAEIEIRPQVEIVGYKGLKLTKQIYEVTDQDVDSALESVRDGAATTTEVQRPAREGDVVTCDLQKIYDRLNRVKRTQFNDVKIELRNDRTRPQLYAGLNGMAVGEGKEIEVTYPADEPDLDLAGNTLLYRVWLKSVAQKNLPVLDDEFARSLPGDKVETLAQLRDVIRKDLERRMEGAAMKDLRAQARRGVVEANAFPIPGNFLQEYLDDVANRLKAQDPSITPETVRTRFEPLAVEQFRWDYAVSDIAKRENINVTKAEVNAIVEAWPPQAQDRPDSAKVHWSLLEMKIYDFLLTNAEISESRFNPAAQIIRP